TCGGGTCATGATATTGAAAATCCTCTGGTCATGAAATCACGATTATTGGACCCGCCGTCCTTCTTGGTAAATAGACTGTCGAGATTTTCATTTTGACCCATCATCTTCCGgcgcttctttttctcattCTCCTCCGCCAACACGCGGGCAGTGAGCGAAGAGGTAGCAGCGTTCTTGATTCCACTGCCAGAAGCAGTGCTAGGCACTGGCGTGGAAGTGTTACTTCGGCTTTTCGAATCTGAAGATTTCTTCGGTACTACCAGGCCAGCAGGCTCTATGGTACCGGGAGCATCAGTGGTGTCCTCGGCAGTGGCGttcttcttgcgcttctttgAGCCAGGAGCTTTTTTGAGCGAGTGTGTGAGGCCCTGTTCAGCAAGTTTCTGGCCTCGTGCTATCAGACGTTGCTtatcttcttttttggtaGTAAGTATGTTTATGATGTTGTCTTCGGTGTAGGGTTCATTGCACTAGCACACATGTCAGCCACAGTTTCCACTTTGTATACAAGGTGTGATTTTTACCTGCAAGCACTTGTCACCTTTGAGCTGCCTGATAGCCTCCTCTGCAAATACATGTCCACACGGCACTAGGTATACAGACTTCACACTCGGGCCTAGCGGCTTTGCGGTGACCGGGCAGATCCAGCCCTCACGGCGCTCACGTGGCGCATAAGCACGGCCTGACGGGTGCTCAGTAAGCTCTGTATCAACTTCAAATTTCATCTCAACCACATCCCGGAGCGACTTCACTCGTCCACACAGGATCTCTTCGCAGTTGGCCTTGGAGCTAATGCCCTCGATATCGTCGCCCGGGAGCAGGAACTGGAGTATAGCGTCCTTATTGTAAAGATTCCCAACAGAGTCAGATACTATTGGCCGCGATAGGAACCTGTGTGAGAGCGGACAGGTAGTCCAGGAGTGTTCTTGCTGCTCGCGCTGGGTTTCTTTTACTTGCGCTGTGCTTGGGGCGCGGGCTGCTTCGCGGACGAGCTCTCGGCGAGTCGGAATACTATTAATCCTTGTGTTAAAAATCTTCAGTCTTAAGGCACATATATAATTTAATCACTCACCTGCCACCGTCATTACCCATGTTTGCGATGCAGTTGATGTAGGATGCTCTCCCACTTTGCCACGATAAAGTTGGAAAGATAGCGTGCTGACTCAGCGCCGATTAGATCCAGCCCGGGCCCGCTATCAACAGCTGGCCAGAAGCTCTCTCCGCACCTCCACAAACAAAGCTCAATGCATCAAGCATGAGACTCCCTAAGTCATTCTTGTTGCTAGCTGCCGCTGGGTCGGTGGCCCAGGCTAGTAGTGACAAGCCTGCACGTCCCCGCGGCTTGGGCCCAGAATGTGAGTATTTGAACATGTCTTTTAGATCTCCACTAGTGTTCCTGCAGCCGGTTCATGTCGCAGTGATCTATGATAGGCAATTGATCGTTTCCCCCCCTTGGGTATTATGCTAATGTAGTATTTTCAGTTGCCAAATTCTACCAGGACTCGACGACATTCACCTGTATCTCGAATCCCTCGATCAAAATCCCCTTCTCGGCTGTCAACGATGATTACTGTGACTGCCCCGATGGAAGCGACGAGCCTGGCACGTCAGCCTGCGCACATATCTCACGCAATTCGCCGCTAACGGTAGCTGACCGGCCCGGGAATAGCGGTTTGGACACCGCACTCGCCCTTCCGGGATTCTACTGCAAAAACAAGGGCCACCGGCCATCCTACGTACCTTTCCAGCGTATCAACGATGGCATCTGTGATTATGAGCAGTGTTGTGATGGTAGCGATGAGTGGGCTCACGTTGGGGGCACAAAGTGTGAAGACCGTTGCAAGGAGATTGGCAAGCAACGGCGGAAGCAGGAGGAGCAGACCCAGAAGTCGATGACCGCGGccctgaagaagaagagggatCTTCTTGTCGATGCTAGTCGCCAAAAGCAGGAGATTGAGGATCATGTTGCTGCGCTAGAGGCCGAGGTTCAGGGCGCTGAGCTCAAGGAACAAAACCTTGAGGCTGATCTGAAGCTCGCCCAGGAGCAGGACAGTAAAGTAGTCCGCACTGGAAAGGGTAAAGGCAAAGTCAATGCCCTTTCCAACTTGGCCAAGGCCCGTGTTGATGAACTACGCAATGCGTTGGTTGATGTGCGTCGCCAGCGGAATGAAGCCCGCGAGCGGGTGAAGGAGCTTGAGGATATTCTGGCCAAGTTCAAGGTCGAATATAACCCCAATTTCAATGACGAGGGTGTCAAACGTGCGGTCCGTAGCTATGAGGATTACGCTGCTCGTGAGCAAGGCACCGAGGTTGCGAATGGTGCCGTGGACCGCGACTTGGACGAGATCGCCAAGGTCGACGACGAGGATAGCGGTATCAACTGGGAGCACTGGGAAAGTGAGGAGGATGGATGCAATGACTCGGATCTAGGTAAGTTATCTTTGGTTCCTTGTGGCACCTAGTACAGCTCACTAACGGGCAACTGTAGTGTACAAGCTCGCTGCTTATCTCCCGCCTTCCCTTGTCAGCTTCATTGAAGACAGGATCGTATTTGCTAAGGGCTTCCTTGAAGAAAAGGGCATTCTGCCAAAAGCCGATGAGAACTCTTCCTCGGAATCCAAGGCCGTGACACAGGCACGCGAAGCCCTCAAAGCCGCGCAAGAATCTGTTACAAGTCTCAAGAACAAGCTGCGCGACCAGCGTGCCGACCTTGAGCAAGATTATGGCCCTAGCTCCATCTTCCGCGCCCTCAAGGGGGTGTGTATCACTCAGGATGCGGGTGAGTACACGTACGAGCATTGCTTCCTTGATTCCACCAAGCAGAACCAGCGGAAGGGAGGAAATTCCGTGTCCATGGGCAAATTCTCGCATGTTGGAACCACGAGCGTGGAAGAAGTTAACGCGGCTGGCGAGGTTGTCAATGTCGAGAAGATGACGATTGAGTACAACCGCGGCCAGTCTTGCTGGAATGGACCTAACCGGTCGACCAAGGTCATTTTGGAGTGCGGTGAAGAGAACAAGATCTTGAAGACagcggaagaggagaagtGCGTATACTCTATGCTTGTTACCTCGCCGGCTGTTTGTGCAGGTGGTGAGGAGGCAGGTAATGCTGCACCTCGCTCGAAAGACGAGCTATGACGGCTATGTTAGATCTAGAGATGTGTTGATACATGTGCATTGAATTATAATTCCACTTGCATCCCATTGGGTAGACTGAATTGCATTTTGAGCGCTTTTTGACACTGCCATTTTTAGTTCTTAGATATGTAGTATCACAGTATGCATTTGCCTCTCGGTGATCGAGATTTGACACAACATTTGTCAACTGTGCCTATGTAGCTAGACGGACGGTTCATGGCATAACTAGGATCAACCCACATTTACTGGAGCATACATAGAATACTACAAGAGATCACAGAGAGCACTATAACCAGGTTTATAGTTGCCTGGAAACTAAATCACAAGAGTCGGATCTGAACCGATATGGACTTGACACCCCATCCATAAGACTCCAAGCCCTATTCCCAAATCCTAGCAAACAATCATCTCGATCATGACCAAATCACAATAGAATGATCTCATAACCTCGACAGTGAGGAAATCCGTACCCTAGCTAGTTCGATAGCAGTGGGAGCCCGGGTCTGGCATGGGGTTGCATTGGAGGATGAGGGCGGTGCCAAAGGCTCGTTAGCCGGCTTAGTGCTAGAAAAGTAGTTAGCAGATGTTTTTGCCCCAAGAATGCATCCCACTCCTGCGTGACGATGCTTATAAGACACAGAGGGGATCAAGCAATGACATACAGCGCAGGTGGAGCAAGAGCAGGACTTGCAGTCGCCGGAGCAGCAGTTGCAGTTGCAGGGAGACATGATGAATAGATTTGGCAGACgaggaaccttggaaaaagCCTGAGAGTAGTGTTTGGATGGTAGAAAGCTTGGATAGAGAATGGAAGTCGAACGGGGGAGGGATGTGAGGCCTGCTTTATAGCTCTGAAATCTAGGATTGCTACTTTGTCCAAGTCAACAAGGCAGATGATTCTATTTCCCCGTCTATCATGCGCCTTCCATCCAATCCAAGACGTAGTAACGTCTCTGTGGCGCCCCATCCACACTTCATCGTATCGTGTGGTCGAGTCAAATGAGCCCAGTCCTGCATTCCACTTAGGATTCCCCGACCCCAATCAGCTTGCCACCTATCAAGTtcttttgcctttttttttacgcgCTATCCGCTGTAAAAAGTACCAGATTCAGCTTTCTCTACCCGCTCGCCAATAACGCGGAGACTATCGGGGCCTGCCAATGATGTAAACTTCTCAATTCGGATAGCTCTCTTGGCCAGATATGGTGCGGAGACCACTTAAACAAACTTCGTCTGTTCCAATTTTCCTCCATCTGAATGTGATATCTATCGGTGTTTGCTTGGTGCTAATGGTGCGTACCTAAGTAAACCATGATCGGGTTAATCAGGTTATGCATGGAGTAGATCAGATTAGTGCTCGGACTGGGTTCCTGCGAAGAGTATGGCTAGACTATCTTACTTAGACTGAAGACTAAAAATCGTGCAGGGTTCATTTTGTGGAGCAGTTGCATGCGTTGTTTATGCTTTGCCAGATATGGTCATCGTTTCTTATAGCATAGTTGTGGAATGCTTGCCTTCGGGTCTCGATTGAACTTGGATACTTGTTTTCATTGATCATATGATACCTGCTCTGTAAAGGGGCTATTATGTAACTGCATATAAGACATTGAAGAGAGTAAATATATGAAGCAGTGGCAAACACTCCCAATTAGTCTAATTGAAAGACCTTCATCAGGCCACGGTGACGGCTACGTTTCGTAGATCTGCAAGCCATGTCTGATCCACTGAATTCGAGACGGGCTCTTTGTGATATCATGAATACAGTCATATAATATGCGTACGAGACTTGGACGGTAAGGACTAGAATGAACTAGGCTAAACGTTGTATTCAAAAAAATTGTGGAGGCCCAGCAACCAAGGGCCAACTATGCAATTTCTGGCGCCTGCAGCGGTTTCGGGGCGGACTATTTTCGTGGCAGCCTATGAGGCGAAGTTTGGACCTTTAAGGAGGGGTGTTATTGGCCCTCATTGGTAGCCCTGGAGTACCTGAGGTCATGCCAGGGTGTTTCTGTATTCGTGTCTTTCTTTGTTGCGTTCGGGGGAATGTTAGTGTATGGAAACCGTATGACGGGCGAGACGCTCTACTTGCACCTGCGGGGGGGCTTGTATTAGCTCCCGAAGCCAGTTTGAGACCGGCATTAGATCAAGTCACTGCGTTTTTGCATTTAATCTACTTCGAACCGTGTAGTGTGTCTCCCAAGGGGTGAGATCAAACAACATGGACTTGGAGAGGCATCCTACTTGGTACAATCTACGTGACATAGAAACGACTGTCTGCGTTTGGACCTCATTTGGATACGAGCACAGACTCCTTGGCGAGGTACGAGAAAGTGGAGAGGCTGCATCTTGGAAGCTACCAGAGCAGATATCACAGACCCTCTCCGCGGTGCATGTATGTTTATGATTGGCTCCGATCTGATACTACTGTTCTCGGACTCGTGCAGCATCGAGTTCCGCTTTTATCGTTCATTGCATCCGAATCTACGCGGGACAAGTTGTTGGGTTGTTCGATGTTGGAAGATAGCGAAAATGCCGCATAGGCTAGATTTAGTGGGAAGGGTATTTCCGTATCTGGTAGACATCACGATGGGATGATCACTCGGTGGACTGGGTGGTTGGGTGCGGGAGTCAACACGAAATTCTCGTTGACTCGGCCTCGGGGGGTTATTTGATTGAACGGAGTGGCCTGATCTAAGTATGTACTGAGGTACCCCACGTTGCATGCTAGATGTGTCTACTATTTCTCTGCTCAGGGAGCTTTTCGGGCATCTAAATATGTCGGACAGACCGTTGAGCCCCCAAGGTTGATAGAAATCCCCAAGGTTGATCTATACCGATCCAAAGACCGAGAATTTGGATCTGATGCCCACAAGGTACTTGTTCTACAAAGAATAAAAGTGATCGAGTAACCGCATGTCATTCACTATGACCCCTTATTTTGTGACATGGCGTGCAGCTCCGAAGAACCCAGTCGGGAACTACCCCAAACCAAAAATCCTCCGTCTCACTGCATGTTCATATCCACTGAGAGGTTCACATCAAATCATCGTACCCACTTGGGTGATTTATTTCTTCTAAACAGATGGAGAGGTCGTGGTCAGCCAGACGTcatcgaagaagaggatAACACATACAGGGCAGTGGCAAGAGCCGGCAGGGCACTGGCAAGAAGAGCCACAGCTGCATCCGTGGTCGGCTATCACAGTGGTCAGcattgaaagaaaaaaaagtgaagcACGACGAGGGACAACCCCGCTATGACCCCGCCATTTCGAAAATCTGGCCAGGCAAAGCGCGGTTCTTCACCATATTGTGAAGTAGCATATAGCATGAGATATGAATGCACTTACTCATTTTGTAGGATTGGAGTGGTAAAAACTGGTGAAGCTTTTGAAGTTGTGTTGTTGAGGCGAGGTGGggggaagagagaagagggaTGGGGCCGGGACTTTATACACTCGTGACTTTCCGGGATAGTTACGTCGAGAGGGTCAGACATTTGAGTGAATTCTCATTGCTTGCATCTCGGTCCACGTTACATTTGTGATATTACTGTCCCCGCTTACGCACATAGCCAACGCATTGGTTTTGAGAATATTGAGGATCTCGAAATTATTTGCGGCCTCAAACCATGTCTACTCCGATTGACTGGATACGCGGAAGCGTGGCTTCACCTGCCCAATTGTATTCTGTCACCGACCAATCCAATCTCCAATTATGCCAGTACAACGATTGTCGGATAGTGAATTGGCAGTTATCTTCATCGTACAATCTCCTCTAGCACGAACTACCGAACCTAGATGAGCTGTATAAATATCAACAGTCCAACCACATGAGCTGCTTTTTCTGCAAGACATGCGGTGCCCATGTATTTGCTCGCTTATAATCTGGTAGTCAATTTCTGGCTACCCTGGGTTTGTTGG
The nucleotide sequence above comes from Penicillium digitatum chromosome 1, complete sequence. Encoded proteins:
- a CDS encoding Zinc finger, RING/FYVE/PHD-type, with protein sequence MGNDGGSIPTRRELVREAARAPSTAQVKETQREQQEHSWTTCPLSHRFLSRPIVSDSVGNLYNKDAILQFLLPGDDIEGISSKANCEEILCGRVKSLRDVVEMKFEVDTELTEHPSGRAYAPRERREGWICPVTAKPLGPSVKSVYLVPCGHVFAEEAIRQLKGDKCLQCNEPYTEDNIINILTTKKEDKQRLIARGQKLAEQGLTHSLKKAPGSKKRKKNATAEDTTDAPGTIEPAGLVVPKKSSDSKSRSNTSTPVPSTASGSGIKNAATSSLTARVLAEENEKKKRRKMMGQNENLDSLFTKKDGGSNNRDFMTRGFSIS
- a CDS encoding Protein kinase C substrate, putative, with amino-acid sequence MRLPKSFLLLAAAGSVAQASSDKPARPRGLGPEFAKFYQDSTTFTCISNPSIKIPFSAVNDDYCDCPDGSDEPGTSACAHISRNSPLTVADRPGNSGLDTALALPGFYCKNKGHRPSYVPFQRINDGICDYEQCCDGSDEWAHVGGTKCEDRCKEIGKQRRKQEEQTQKSMTAALKKKRDLLVDASRQKQEIEDHVAALEAEVQGAELKEQNLEADLKLAQEQDSKVVRTGKGKGKVNALSNLAKARVDELRNALVDVRRQRNEARERVKELEDILAKFKVEYNPNFNDEGVKRAVRSYEDYAAREQGTEVANGAVDRDLDEIAKVDDEDSGINWEHWESEEDGCNDSDLVYKLAAYLPPSLVSFIEDRIVFAKGFLEEKGILPKADENSSSESKAVTQAREALKAAQESVTSLKNKLRDQRADLEQDYGPSSIFRALKGVCITQDAGEYTYEHCFLDSTKQNQRKGGNSVSMGKFSHVGTTSVEEVNAAGEVVNVEKMTIEYNRGQSCWNGPNRSTKVILECGEENKILKTAEEEKCVYSMLVTSPAVCAGGEEAGNAAPRSKDEL